The sequence GGATGACTGCCTATAGATGTTTGATACTTTACAGTTGTTGcactatgtggacacctgtttagCAGAGTGTTTCTTTACTGTCCATTCAAATGATCTGTGTGTCTTGTTCATCCCCGACAAGAGCGTATAGCTTAGATGACTGGCTTACTGTATagcctctccctcccctgtcagAAGATGAACTCTGAGACACTATTGTTAATGGAGTCTGGTGTTGCATTATTGTGATTGTACATCCCCGCCTCCCAACTACCACTGCTGTTAAGTTCTGTGCCTAATGGCACCTTATTTcggtatagtgcactactttggaccagggcccatagggacatATTTGACTTCCTTCTTTGCTCCTATGAGTACACATTATGCCAACATGGACTTGAATGGGGatgcctgttctattcattctatgtcaaattatatcaaatcaaatgttattagtcacatgcgccgaatacaacaggtgaagaacttacagtgaaatgcttactttcaagcccctaaccaataatgccgtttaaaaaaaaaaacaataacaagaaataaaagtaacaagtagttaaagagcagcagtaaaataacaatagcgagactgtatacagagggtatcagtacagagtcaatgtgcgggggcaccggttagtcaagataattgaggtaatatgcatAGATGCGTAGATAATAACAgggagtagcagtggtgtaaaagagggggaagggcaatgcaaatagtctgggtagccatttgattagatgttcaggagtcttatggcttgggggtagaagctgttaaagaagcctcttggacctggaATTGccctctggtaccacttgccatgcggtagcagagagaacagtctatgattagggtggctggaatctttgacaatttttagggccttcctctgacaccgcctggtatcgaggtcctggatggcaggaagcttggcccaagtgatgAACTGGGCCCGTacgcactaacctctgtagtgccttgcggtcggaggccgagcagttgccataccaggcaatgatgcaaccattcaggatgctctcaatggtgcagctgtagaaccttttgaggatctgaggacccatgccaaatgggTCAGCGGGCagatatgttgttacctaccctcaccacctgggggcggcccttcaggaagtccaggatccagtttcagagggaggtgtgtagtcccagggtccttagcttagtgatgagctttgagggcactgtggtgttgaacgctgagctgttgtcaatgaatagcattctcacataggtgttccttttgtccaggtgggaaagggcagtgtggagtgcaatagagattgcatcgtctgtgcaTCTGTTAGGGCggcatgcaaattggagtgggtctagcgtttctgggataatggtgttgtgaaccatgaccagcctttcaaagcatttcatggctacagacgtgagtgctacaggtcggtagtcatttaggcacgttaccttagtgttcttgggcacagggactatggtggtctgtttaaaacaggtcatctacaagtccatgctaggtaaagctctgccttatctcagttcactggtcacgatggcaacacccacccatatcacgcgctccagcaggtgtatctcactgatcatccctaaagccaacaacagttctctgctgcctgtgactggaacgaattgcaaaaatcgctgaagtttgagacttatctccctcaccaatttcaaacatctgctatctgagaagctaaccgatcgctgcagctgtacatagtctatcggtaaatagcccacccaattttaccaacctcatccccatactgtttttattgatttacttttctgctattttgcacaccaatatctctacctgtacatgaccatccgatcatttatcactccagtgttaatctgcaaaattgtaattattcgcctacctcctcatgccttttgcacacaatgtatatagactctctttttttctactgtgttattgacttgttaattgtttactccatgtgtaactctgtgttgttgtctgttcacactgctatgctttatcttgaccaggtcgcagttgcaaatgagaacttgttctcaactagcctacctggttaaataaaggtgaaataaaaaaataaaaaaacatgttggtattacagactcagacaggaagaggttgaaaatgtcagtgaagacacttgtctgTTGGTCAGTCCATGCTCGCGGTACACGTCCTGGTCAtacgtctggccctgcagccttttGAATGTTGAcctttaaaggtcttactcacatcggctgcggagagcgtcatcacacagttgtccggaacagctggtgctttcatgcatgtttcagtgtctTTGTAGTctataatggtttgcaagccttaccacatccgacgagcatcggagccggtgtagtacaattcgatcttagtcctgtattaacactttgcttgtttgatggtttgtcggagggcatatcgggatttcttataagcttccgggttagagtcccactccttgaaagctgcagctctagCCTTTCGCTTGGTGAGGATGTtatctgtaatccatggcttctggttgtggtatgtacgtatggtcactgtgtgggtgacgtcatcgatgcacttattgatgaaggcagtgactgatgtggtgtactcctaaGGTAGCACATGTGgtcaggagcagaggagaggggaaagtgtGTGTAAAAAATTAAGTACAACTTTTGGGGGGCTATTCGAATGGTTATTATCGTGACCACGGTCATTTGGCCAATTACCTTCATCCGAAATTCCATGACCATCACACTGAGACCCCATTTAGACCAGTTTAACAGgtaacactcagaccctctccaGCTCTTCCATATACCCTGCAACCACAAAGTGAACTGCACATGCGCACATGCATAGACGGATACATGTTCAAGTTGACATGTGATCTTCACATGCATTAGATATTAAATGTGGTGTTCCTGGCTGCTGACTCAATTGGGGAAAAAGAGGGTATTCTTGTTCAGTACAGCAGTTTATACATGGTTAGCGGTAGTTAGCCGTTTGATTTCACTAGATTTGCGCTATTTGAACTAGTGAAAGTGTGCAACACATCATTCTTTCTACGAGCACCGCATAGTCAGCACAATTCCCTATTGTTAAATCACTAGTAGCCTAAGGGTTTTGAATACACTTTTAACTTTTAAGACTTACAATAATGGCTTTCAAAAACATGCTCAGCATTTTGGCTAGTAATGAGAAACGAACCACTAATTGCAATCATGGTGTTTTATGAACACAAGATAAATAAATGAAAGATTAAGCAGTTTTAAAGTCCCAATGCAGTCAAAGCTCTGTTTTGCCTGTGTTGTAGAACAGCTGTCCAACAGGCGATGAAAACAtttgatcagtgttatttcctgatagttgctggttgaaaatccAATCTACGCAGGAACTTCCAATCAGAAGGTTTTCATGGACAGGAGTTTCagctttccatggtgacatcaacatgtggtaaattagttaatagaccaatagcaACAagcgttccaaacctctctgccaataacagctagttttcagttttaaCCTTCCCACACAAACCACTTCCAGACAGTTCTGGAAGTGGAAGTCTTGCTTGATAAATATTATTTTTCTAAAAAGCTATTTTTGACAATGTTAATAAAAATcaattacagtaaggtacttagtTGTTAAATTATACCAATCTAAAAACGGCTGCTTTGGGCCTTTAAAGAGGGAGCAGTTTATCAAGGATTGCAGTGTTGAAAATTCAGTAGAGCGTGCCGGAGCAAAGAACCAATAATAATTCCTCCTAATTAAAGTGCTCTGAGGGACATACTGTTCCCCTACTAGACTCGCATGTGCGAGCGCAGACACATGTGCTCCATGTATGTTCAACATGCTTGCTCAGTTTTGTGAAACACCTCCTGGAGTTTGGACGGTCAATAtgtcattttttctctctctctttaagcagtaggttgcccccccccccaccccctctttggATATTCAAATGTGAGTGTGTAAGCTTCAGAAAAAATACACTAAGTGAAAACGGGGGGAATACTGTGTAACTCCCCCCCATATGCCCCAGGGAAAATGGTTTGACTTGGGTATTACTTACAGGGGTGGGAGTGCAAAGTATAGGCTACACCTAAATGTCACTGAGTGCAAGAGATGTGCTCTGGATTGGCTGTAGAGGTTTGCACTAAGATGAGTGAATGTCTGGCTGTTGCGGACTGTACAGGACAGGGTGTCTCCTATGTGTTCTTTTGTTCATGCGTTGGAGGCCAGCCCAGCTCTGCCTAGATCTCGGCTTCCAGCAGCCAAAGGGGGAGTGGCAGAGCTCTGGTGGGGGTGTTCCCTTTAGGCACACAGTGTACAAACAACATGTGCTGTGGTGCGGCAGAGGTGTGTCACTCCTGGCTCTCTTGCTAGCTTGCCTGCTTAGCTTCCTTCCTTTTTTCTCTGCATCCCGCGTGTGCACACACCCCCTTCGCTTTTCCCCTTTTCTTCCCTACTCGCCTCGGCCAGGCTGTTTCTCCACCGACCAGAGAGAAGGTAGGAGGGGTTGTGGGCTTGCTTTTTGTGCCACACTGACTCAGGCACTTCGGTAGATCAGTGCCTTTTTACTTCCAAGGGAAACTGATTCATAGGGAACATTTCCTGTGTTCTGTGGgactgaaatatatatatttttcccccAACACATTAGAAGAAATAAGGAAATACACAAGACTGTAGGACTTTGTTAAAACATTTTAAGTCTTAATACTTGGCAGCCGGTTCTGCTATTGTATAACCAGAAGTGACTGCATTCAGTTTCCTCTGAATTAAACAAAATAAGTTAATTAGGCCTTAAAAGAAAACCCAAGAAGTCAAAATGGTTGCTGGCATGGTAATGCCCCTGGCAGATCTGAGGGCCATTTATGAGCTCCTCTTTCGGGATGGCGTCATGGTGGCCAAGAAGGACAGGCGTCCCCAGTGCATGCACCCTGAGATCCAGGGGGTTGCTAACCTGAAGGTGATAAAGGCCATGGGCTCCCTCAAATCCAAAGGCTTTGTGCGGGAGACCTTTGCATGGAAGCATTCCTACTGGTACCTCACCAACGAGGGTATTGTGTACCTGCGGGACTACTTGCGTCTGCCACCTGAGATCGTGCCCTGCTCCCTGCAGCGCGTGCGTCGCCCCGCGTCCACCCTGAACATGATGCGTCGGGCCAGCCGTGGAGTGGTCCAGACCGTGGAGGGCCCCCCTTTCTACGCCCCCAAACCCAGGGTCGGACAGGAGAGCCAGCAGGGCATGATAGACCGCCAGGGCTACCGCCACAAGAGGGGACTCCCCGGCGAGGAGGAGGCCTCGGGTGTGAGGCTCGCAATGAGGTTTAGGGGCTCCTACCAGGGCCACGGACGCGGAGCTGTAGGGGAGCCTGGAGCTGAGACCCAGACTTTCTTCAGAAGAGGCCAAGGTTTCCACAGAGAGCAACAGCGTGTGCCAGAAGAGGGCCAGAGGAGAGGCTTTGCTCCACGTGGCCCTGCTTATCCTCCTCCTCTGGAGGCTAGGCCTGTCAGATCCCCTGCCCCAGCTGGAGATGTCAAACCATTTGTGCCTGAAGTTCCTGCCCCTGCTCCTATTAAGCAAGAGAAGACCAAGGAAGTTGCTGTGCTCGTGCCTTTTGCAGAGATCATTGAACCAGTATTCATCCCTGCAGTGGAACCAGAGGCCCCAGCCCTAGAATTGGAGAAAGTCGTGGAGGAGGTGACAGTTGAGGAAGTGTCATTTGAGGCCCCCATGCCTGTTGAAGAGGCTGAGCCACAAAAGGAAGAGATCACCGCTGTGGAAGCGGCAGAGGTGCTCTCAGATGTGTGGGATCAGGAGGAGCCAAAGCCAGTTGTGGAGGAGATAGAAGAAGCAGCTGAAAAGGCCCCAGAGCCTGAGGTGGGTGAGGCCATTAAGGAGGAGGTCCTCAAGGCCACCGCACCTCTTGAAGAGTTTGAAGAAGAGCCCAAACAATCCACTGAAGGGTCTGCTGAAGAGTCCATCCAAGAGTCCACTGAAGAGGTCGAAGATGTTGTTGAGAAAGTGACTGCCACGGAGATGGTGGTTGTTGAAGAAGCCGCTGCCATTCAGGCGGTGGTTGTCAGGGATGCCCCTGAAGTTCCTCCCGAAGACCTCCcacatgatactgatattgagATACTCGAAGAGCCCAAAGAAGTTGAGGAGGAACCATCCACTCATGAGGAGCCTGAGGCCTCTTTGTCTGAGGCTTCTTCTGATTCTGAGGCCTCTGAGCCTGAACCAATCACAGCTGCAGTTGCTACTGAAGCCGAGAGTGAACCAGTTACAATCACAGAAATCGTTGAAGCTGAGAGTGAGCCAGCTACAATCACAGAAAACGTTGAAGCTGAGAGTGAGCCAGCTACAACCACAGAAAACATTGAAGCTGAGAGTGAGCCAGCTACAACCACAGAAAACATTGAAGCTGAGAGTGAGCCAGCTACAACCACAGAAAACATTGAAGCTGAGAGTGAGCCATCTACAACAACAGAAGGCGCCGTAGAGGCCAAAAGTAAACCAGTTACAATTACAGAAGCCATACCGGAGGTTAAGGCCTCCGTCCCATTGACCAAAGCTGATACCACTGAGCCAGACTCTGACACTGACCTTCCCACCCCTCTACGCCCAGTCACAGAGGACTTCACAGACCTCACAGAGTACCATCAGCAGACAGTGCTAGAGCACATCACTCAAGAAATACCCGCTGGTATGGCAGCCTTCAGATCTGAGATGCCACTTGAGGTAACCTCCCAGGTAGTAAGCTCCACGGTGTATTCCACAGTGTTTGAGAACCAAATCTCCCAGTCTGAGGCCTTCATGGAAGCCCCCTCCATTGGAATGGCAGGCACCGTCTCACAGCTTGGACTTGAGCAAGAGGCTAGTCCTCTCTTTGGGGCTGAGTGTACTGCCCCTGTCATCCCCTCTGAGTGCCCCGTTGCCGCTCTGAAAAGTTCCATTCCCCAGGATGACTGGGCCTTTCTCACAGAGGAAcctgatgaggaggaggaggaggtgaagaagatCTGGCCTGATGCTCTACAAGGTTTGAGCTCTTTCTAGTTATTAACCCTTCTTCGACTACAGTCTTTTCCTGCATCAGTGACATCACAGACGTTTCTATGGGTACTGTTTGTTTGTGAATGTGTGGGAGGGTGATCTGTGGTTAATTAGATCCAATAATGATACAAGTAATGCACTTGTCATTTTCCATAAGGCGAAACAATAACCAGACTCTCTAAATCATATGTCACTTGCAGGATGCATGATATAATAGTCTGATACTGCATGGTTGTGGCTTGCTTGCTTTGCACTTAACTAAATGTACTTCTTCTTGTAAAATGAAATGTAATTCTCAGAACacttacactaccggtcaaatttttagaacgcctactcattcaagtgtattccattatttttactattattctacattgtacattgtagaataatagtgaagacatcaaaactatgaaataacaaatggaatcatgtagtaaccaaaaaagtgttccaaatatatttgatatttgagattcttcaaatagccaccctttgtcttgatgacagctttgcacactcttggcattctctctataggattcatgaggtagtcatgaaatggaatgcatttcaattaacaggtgtgccttgttaaaagttaatttgtggatttatttccttcttaatgtgtctgagccaatcagttgtgttgtgacaaggttggggtggtatacagaagatagccctatttggtaaaagaccaagttcatagtatggcaagaacatcttcaaataagcaaagtaagacaacagtccatcattactttaagacatgaaggtgtggtgtggaggtggttttgctggtgacactgtctgtgatttatttagaatacaaggcacacataaccagcatgactaccacagcattctgcagcgatacgccatcccatctggtttgggcttagtaggactatcatttgtttttcaacaggacaatgacccaacacatctccagactgtgtaagggctatttgaccaataaggagagtgatggagtgctgtttcagatgacctggcctccacaatcacccgacctcaaccaaattgagatggtttgggatgagtcggaccacagagtgaaggaaaagcagccaacaagttctcagcatatgtgggaattccttcaatactgttgtaaaagcattccaggtgaagcacattgagagaatgccaagtgtgcaaagttgtcattggggcaaagggtggctatttgaagtacctcaaatataaaatatatttaggtttttgtttaacacttttttggttactacatgattccatatgtgttacttcatagtgttgatgtcttcactattattctacaatgtaggaaatagtcaaaataaaggaaaacccttgaatgagcaggtgttatAAAACCTTTAACCGGTAGTGTATATGTTGCATTTAATTTTTCAATGTTATATGCCTGACCTGTTGCATGATTTGAATCATCTTTTGTGTATTTGTTTTCACTGTGTGAAATGATGTGCCATTGTACAGAGGACTGCCAAAATGCTGGAGAAATACATATTTAAAACACACAAGGATAAAACCACACACCACAACATTCACTCCTAGTTGAAAAGATCCACTGAAAACACCACTTATTAGACACTATTATCAGACTAGTAGGTAAAAACCACACAGTCTATGAAGGGTTTGCACGGAGCTC comes from Oncorhynchus gorbuscha isolate QuinsamMale2020 ecotype Even-year linkage group LG24, OgorEven_v1.0, whole genome shotgun sequence and encodes:
- the LOC124013052 gene encoding fibrous sheath CABYR-binding protein-like translates to MVAGMVMPLADLRAIYELLFRDGVMVAKKDRRPQCMHPEIQGVANLKVIKAMGSLKSKGFVRETFAWKHSYWYLTNEGIVYLRDYLRLPPEIVPCSLQRVRRPASTLNMMRRASRGVVQTVEGPPFYAPKPRVGQESQQGMIDRQGYRHKRGLPGEEEASGVRLAMRFRGSYQGHGRGAVGEPGAETQTFFRRGQGFHREQQRVPEEGQRRGFAPRGPAYPPPLEARPVRSPAPAGDVKPFVPEVPAPAPIKQEKTKEVAVLVPFAEIIEPVFIPAVEPEAPALELEKVVEEVTVEEVSFEAPMPVEEAEPQKEEITAVEAAEVLSDVWDQEEPKPVVEEIEEAAEKAPEPEVGEAIKEEVLKATAPLEEFEEEPKQSTEGSAEESIQESTEEVEDVVEKVTATEMVVVEEAAAIQAVVVRDAPEVPPEDLPHDTDIEILEEPKEVEEEPSTHEEPEASLSEASSDSEASEPEPITAAVATEAESEPVTITEIVEAESEPATITENVEAESEPATTTENIEAESEPATTTENIEAESEPATTTENIEAESEPSTTTEGAVEAKSKPVTITEAIPEVKASVPLTKADTTEPDSDTDLPTPLRPVTEDFTDLTEYHQQTVLEHITQEIPAGMAAFRSEMPLEVTSQVVSSTVYSTVFENQISQSEAFMEAPSIGMAGTVSQLGLEQEASPLFGAECTAPVIPSECPVAALKSSIPQDDWAFLTEEPDEEEEEVKKIWPDALQG